A single region of the Denticeps clupeoides chromosome 18, fDenClu1.1, whole genome shotgun sequence genome encodes:
- the sh3tc2 gene encoding SH3 domain and tetratricopeptide repeat-containing protein 2 isoform X2, whose amino-acid sequence MSVRNAHRTSSQLHTGEPRPMLTHSHMGNRHTHGDVSSDEFDVLWTETSHSLDPGLDIMTTDVVLQFSGKRHSSEETDAVLQEVLRTRLRVLESNSQNLSRLFKDMSARLVSVQAEKDCFIITFKTVEEIWKFSTYLSLGLVARCLQNFLCDATLCVDPLQLSDVAISVSVDEEHLATLYLRLLLEEGFFFGKALCDGTGEDDRLCFRQDDLLMVRDVGQDGMWEGTLLSSGSHGLVPVSSMQPLPYPFYQWFLRKYPGSAAGLPPASTFCDYPIATGTCISTVAYDPVGQDELPLYEGEEVAVEGLLLRGMNVFVGRSLSSGLVGFVQKAHVKPAELHPLTSSVAFVTEEEKAALNDINPGVTHSDSHIQMLQELELRSCEISRVYRMDRLDESDFPYMTCNSKKAVEKTPLAQRQSVASTLHSSPCHSLHRSRNTLGQSFTSFSLNDTFCNLDEFDDILEFEESEEPELCDPLLTLLDSDPSSIPPKDIGDLCDPSHSFLEVLFAGEGEDAVMLRLESVRETAKRQCMWWAQRRACFLLGRLCARRLKLSQARIYFEEALAVPVPGFLDLRLLRALYTHLTALYMKQRLPQKLRWTQERACVLMMALPDHCFCCADEFELLKPVMWRALLDGDRHLETRALFLSLRLFLQLGRHDHALPFAERLQFLSAGLGSRDGQVPMPLDLSWLLSCLYHQKYQPHLALAALSLDPLCPRTLNHALQKVEVFVRNADRLNPTWRCTNCPLSSQLRLHLQQAVDSASRESQHLAELDLCISLAWLLLLHGALEKAVWCAEHAVKVGSHVGEEERFEAQALHSWMLVLSGKAESAVNQLLPLLSSLTGSDSPAARGVVHTLIGLSLRQLGRLQESATHSHSALRIAHENGDKRNEAIALANLACLALGTGSMGVAEGFLQRSLLLFFNLGDGANEEHIQALIWMGRVLSDSGRGLEARVAYELGLLIGISVKNLRSQMTVAEILSRHYATKLMYRQCIVYYEHCVALSRELQDKRLEGQYLEILGSMYLSLNTERTSWKSLDYTKQSLRISIDLGNRQEESVTWLNAGRIYYLMCEDELADMYLQAAVRTALKVEDPAFVLSVHEGAGDVFFKGHRNRMAALPFYRDGSLPLARSIGDTLSELRMLNKITVLLMSESQHQEALQYAILAVESTAATGQWEQEWVALHRLASVHYALRHYELAENFYLQAVRCGPTDTQHRITAQYYCRTYRRLGDLTLHHLQDAFDAMGYYQLALAAAMEDTCPASRYILFMKLAEVHTHLLPDTELCEHYTHSANSLKNVLAETYTENSPVDQTQTEMYHRKSSDTNVDKKKADALTTNTHKTNTHIASTLNIDKTDTHSTISITTDKTDTPSTNSINTDKTDTQSKSSINSHETDTHRVISVNTRETGRNSVIDTDVQETNT is encoded by the exons ATGTCTGTAAGGAATGCACACCGTACGTCCAGCCAGCTGCATAcag GTGAGCCTCGTCCAATGCTCACACACTCCCACAtggggaacagacacacacatggag ATGTTTCCTCTGATGAGTTTGATGTTCTGTGGACAGAGACGTCCCACTCATTAGATCCAGGACTTGACATCATGACCACAG ATGTGGTTTTGCAGTTCAGTGGTAAGCGCCACAGCAGTGAAGAAACCGACGCTGTCCTGCAGGAAGTGCTCAGAACGCGGCTGAGGGTGTTGGAGAGCAACAGCCAGAACCTCTCTCGTCTGTTCAAG GACATGTCCGCACGCCTAGTCTCCGTTCAGGCAGAAAAGGATTGTTTCATCATTACCTTCAAGACCGTAGAGGAGATCTGGAAGTTCTCGACCTACTTGTCCCTAG GCCTGGTGGCGCGATGTCTTCAGAACTTTCTGTGCGATGCAACGCTGTGTGTGGACCCATTGCAGCTCAGTGACGTGGCGATAAGTGTGTCTGTCGACGAGGAGCACCTGGCCACCTTATACCTGCGTCTTCTGCTAGAGGAAG gATTCTTCTTTGGGAAAGCGTTGTGTGATGGCACAGGTGAGGACGACAGGCTGTGCTTCAGGCAAGATGATCTGCTGATGGTGAGGGACGTTGGGCAGGATGGAATGTGGGAGGGGACCCTTCTGTCCAGCGGAAGTCACGGCCTGGTTCCTGTCAGCTCCATGCAGCCTCTACCCTATCCATTTTACCA GTGGTTTCTCAGGAAGTACCCAGGCAGTGCTGCTGGTTTACCGCCGGCTTCGACTTTTTGTGATTATCCTATAG CAACCGGCACATGCATATCGACAGTAGCATACGATCCCGTGGGGCAGGATGAGCTGCCTCTGTATGAGGGGGAGGAGGTGGCAGTAGAGGGACTACTCCTGCGAGGGATGAATGTATTTGTTGGGCGGAGCCTTTCCAGTGGACTTGTGGGATTTGTGCAAAAAGCCCATGTGAAGCCTGCTGAGCTGCACCCACT GACCTCTTCAGTGGCGTTTGTGACGGAAGAGGAGAAAGCTGCTCTAAACGACATAAACCCTGGAGTCACACATTCAGATTCACATATACAGAtgctgcaggagctggagctgcGTTCATGTGAAATCAGCAGAGTTTACAGGATGG ATAGACTGGATGAATCTGATTTTCCATACATGACTTGCAATTCCAAAAAAG CTGTAGAGAAGACTCCTCTTGCCCAACGTCAGAGTGTGGCATCCACACTTCACTCCTCCCCTTGCCACTCCCTTCACAGGTCCCGCAATACTTTGGGCCAAAGCTTCACCTCCTTCAGCCTGAATGACACCTTTTGTAACTTAGACGAGTTTGACGACATCCTGGAATTTGAGGAATCTGAGGAGCCGGAGCTCTGTGACCCCCTGCTGACCTTGCTGGATTCTGACCCCAGCTCGATTCCTCCTAAAGACATCGGTGACCTGTGTGACCCCTCACACTCGTTTCTTGAAGTTCTGTTTGCGGGAGAGGGCGAGGATGCAGTAATGTTGCGCCTAGAGTCGGTGCGGGAGACCGCAAAGCGCCAGTGCATGTGGTGGGCGCAGCGACGGGCGTGCTTTCTTCTGGGACGCTTGTGTGCCCGCAGACTGAAGCTGTCACAG GCTCGCATCTACTTCGAGGAGGCCCTGGCGGTTCCTGTGCCTGGCTTTTTGGACCTTCGTCTGCTGCGGGCACTCTACACCCACCTTACAGCACTGTACATGAAGCAGCGGCTGCCACAGAAACTGCGGTGGACTCAGGAGCGGGCATGTGTCCTGATGATGGCGCTGCCTGACCACTGCTTCTGCTGCGCTGACGAGTTCGAGCTGCTGAAGCCCGTGATGTGGCGGGCACTGTTAGACGGGGACAGGCACCTGGAGACGCGtgccctcttcctgtccctcCGCCTCTTCCTGCAGCTTGGCCGTCATGACCACGCCCTGCCCTTTGCAGAGAGACTACAGTTTCTGTCTGCAGGCCTTGGATCACGTGATGGCCAAGTCCCGATGCCCCTCGACCTGAGCTGGCTGCTCAGTTGCCTGTACCACCAGAAGTACCAGCCTCACCTGGCGCTGGCCGCCCTCAGCTTGGACCCCCTTTGCCCGCGCACGCTGAACCATGCCCTTCAGAAGGTGGAAGTGTTTGTGAGAAATGCAGATCGTCTCAACCCAACATGGCGATGCACCAACTGCCCGCTGTCCAGCCAGCTGCGTTTGCACCTGCAGCAAGCTGTGGACAGTGCCAGTCGAGAGAGCCAGCATCTCGCTGAACTTGACCTGTGCATAAGCCTGGC TTGGCTGTTATTGTTGCATGGTGCCCTGGAGAAAGCTGTGTGGTGTGCAGAACATGCAGTGAAGGTGGGTTCTCACGTGGGTGAGGAAGAGAGATTCGAAGCACAAGCCCTTCATAGCTGGATGTTGGTGCTGAGTGGGAAGGCGGAGTCTGCTGTGAAccagctcctccccctcttAAGCTCTCTCACAGGCTCTGACAGCCCTGCCGCAAGGGGTGTTGTTCATACATTGATTGGCCTAAGCCTGCGGCAATTGGGACGTCTCCAGGAGTCTGCCACACACTCCCATTCCGCCCTGCGCATCGCTCATGAGAATGGAGACAAACGTAACGAAGCCATTGCCCTTGCCAACCTTGCGTGCCTGGCACTGGGTACGGGGTCAATGGGTGTGGCTGAAGGCTTCTTGCAGAGATCGCTGCTCCTCTTCTTCAACTTGGGTGACGGCGCTAACGAGGAGCACATTCAAGCACTCATCTGGATGGGTCGAGTTCTCAGCGACAGCGGGCGGGGCCTGGAAGCAAGGGTGGCTTATGAGTTGGGCTTACTGATCGGCATCAGTGTGAAAAACCTACGCA GCCAGATGACGGTGGCAGAGATCCTGAGCCGTCACTATGCCACAAAGCTGATGTACAGACAGTGCATTGTTTACTATGAACACTGTGTGGCATTGTCACGTGAGCTGCAAGACAAGCGTCTGGAGGGACAATACCTCGAAATCCTGGGCAGCATGTACCTGTCACTCAACACAGAGAG GACTTCCTGGAAATCTCTAGACTACACCAAGCAGAGCCTGAGGATCTCCATTGACTTGGGTAACAGGCAGGAGGAGTCTGTGACATGGCTGAATGCTGGACGCATCTACTACCTCATGTGTGAAGACGAGCTTGCTGACATGTACCTGCAG GCTGCTGTGAGGACAGCCCTGAAGGTGGAGGACCCTGCCTTTGTCCTGAGCGTCCATGAAGGTGCAGGAGACGTCTTTTTTAAAGGGCACAGGAACAGGATGGCAGCCCTGCCATTTTACAGG GATGGCAGTCTGCCACTAGCACGCAGCATTGGTGACACGCTCTCGGAGTTGAGGATGCTGAATAAAATCACTGTGCTGCTGATGTCTGAGTCGCAACACCAGGAGGCGCTGCAGTATGCCATATTAGCCGTAGAAAGTACCGCTGCTACAG GGCAGTGGGAGCAAGAGTGGGTGGCCCTTCACCGCCTGGCGTCTGTCCACTACGCACTACGGCACTACGAGCTGGCAGAGAACTTTTACCTGCAGGCTGTGAGGTGTGGGCCTACTGATACCCAGCACCGCATCACTGCGCAGTACTACTGCAGGACCTACAGACGGCTTGGAGACCTCACACTGCACCACCTACAG gatgcaTTTGATGCCATGGGGTATTACCAGCTAGCCCTGGCAGCAGCGATGGAGGACACATGCCCTGCCTCACGTTACATCCTTTTTATGAAACTTGCCGAGgtccacacacacctgctgcctGACACAGAGCTGTGTGAGCACTACACACACTCTGCCAACAGCCTGAAGAATGTGCTTGCGGAGACATACACAGAGAACTCCCCCGTGgatcaaacacagacagaaatgtaCCACAGAAAATCAAGCGACACAaatgtggataaaaaaaaagcagacgcACTCaccacaaatacacataaaacaaatacacatattGCAAGCACCCTGAACATAGAcaaaactgacacacacagcacaatcAGCATAACCACAGACAAAACAGACACGCCGAGTACAAACAgcataaacacagacaaaacagaCACGCAAAGCAAAAGCAGCATAAACTCACacgagacagacacacacagagtaatCAGTGTTAATACACGTGAAACAGGCAGAAACAGTGTTATCGACACCGACGTACAGGAAACTAACACATAG
- the sh3tc2 gene encoding SH3 domain and tetratricopeptide repeat-containing protein 2 isoform X3 — protein MCMQVARLMDSCCPTLCVCNCISSSDVSSDEFDVLWTETSHSLDPGLDIMTTDVVLQFSGKRHSSEETDAVLQEVLRTRLRVLESNSQNLSRLFKDMSARLVSVQAEKDCFIITFKTVEEIWKFSTYLSLGLVARCLQNFLCDATLCVDPLQLSDVAISVSVDEEHLATLYLRLLLEEGFFFGKALCDGTGEDDRLCFRQDDLLMVRDVGQDGMWEGTLLSSGSHGLVPVSSMQPLPYPFYQWFLRKYPGSAAGLPPASTFCDYPIATGTCISTVAYDPVGQDELPLYEGEEVAVEGLLLRGMNVFVGRSLSSGLVGFVQKAHVKPAELHPLTSSVAFVTEEEKAALNDINPGVTHSDSHIQMLQELELRSCEISRVYRMDRLDESDFPYMTCNSKKAVEKTPLAQRQSVASTLHSSPCHSLHRSRNTLGQSFTSFSLNDTFCNLDEFDDILEFEESEEPELCDPLLTLLDSDPSSIPPKDIGDLCDPSHSFLEVLFAGEGEDAVMLRLESVRETAKRQCMWWAQRRACFLLGRLCARRLKLSQARIYFEEALAVPVPGFLDLRLLRALYTHLTALYMKQRLPQKLRWTQERACVLMMALPDHCFCCADEFELLKPVMWRALLDGDRHLETRALFLSLRLFLQLGRHDHALPFAERLQFLSAGLGSRDGQVPMPLDLSWLLSCLYHQKYQPHLALAALSLDPLCPRTLNHALQKVEVFVRNADRLNPTWRCTNCPLSSQLRLHLQQAVDSASRESQHLAELDLCISLAWLLLLHGALEKAVWCAEHAVKVGSHVGEEERFEAQALHSWMLVLSGKAESAVNQLLPLLSSLTGSDSPAARGVVHTLIGLSLRQLGRLQESATHSHSALRIAHENGDKRNEAIALANLACLALGTGSMGVAEGFLQRSLLLFFNLGDGANEEHIQALIWMGRVLSDSGRGLEARVAYELGLLIGISVKNLRSQMTVAEILSRHYATKLMYRQCIVYYEHCVALSRELQDKRLEGQYLEILGSMYLSLNTERTSWKSLDYTKQSLRISIDLGNRQEESVTWLNAGRIYYLMCEDELADMYLQAAVRTALKVEDPAFVLSVHEGAGDVFFKGHRNRMAALPFYRDGSLPLARSIGDTLSELRMLNKITVLLMSESQHQEALQYAILAVESTAATGQWEQEWVALHRLASVHYALRHYELAENFYLQAVRCGPTDTQHRITAQYYCRTYRRLGDLTLHHLQDAFDAMGYYQLALAAAMEDTCPASRYILFMKLAEVHTHLLPDTELCEHYTHSANSLKNVLAETYTENSPVDQTQTEMYHRKSSDTNVDKKKADALTTNTHKTNTHIASTLNIDKTDTHSTISITTDKTDTPSTNSINTDKTDTQSKSSINSHETDTHRVISVNTRETGRNSVIDTDVQETNT, from the exons atgtgtatgCAAGTTGCAAGACTCATGGACAGCTGCTGCCCTACcctttgtgtgtgtaactgcATCTCTTCCTCAG ATGTTTCCTCTGATGAGTTTGATGTTCTGTGGACAGAGACGTCCCACTCATTAGATCCAGGACTTGACATCATGACCACAG ATGTGGTTTTGCAGTTCAGTGGTAAGCGCCACAGCAGTGAAGAAACCGACGCTGTCCTGCAGGAAGTGCTCAGAACGCGGCTGAGGGTGTTGGAGAGCAACAGCCAGAACCTCTCTCGTCTGTTCAAG GACATGTCCGCACGCCTAGTCTCCGTTCAGGCAGAAAAGGATTGTTTCATCATTACCTTCAAGACCGTAGAGGAGATCTGGAAGTTCTCGACCTACTTGTCCCTAG GCCTGGTGGCGCGATGTCTTCAGAACTTTCTGTGCGATGCAACGCTGTGTGTGGACCCATTGCAGCTCAGTGACGTGGCGATAAGTGTGTCTGTCGACGAGGAGCACCTGGCCACCTTATACCTGCGTCTTCTGCTAGAGGAAG gATTCTTCTTTGGGAAAGCGTTGTGTGATGGCACAGGTGAGGACGACAGGCTGTGCTTCAGGCAAGATGATCTGCTGATGGTGAGGGACGTTGGGCAGGATGGAATGTGGGAGGGGACCCTTCTGTCCAGCGGAAGTCACGGCCTGGTTCCTGTCAGCTCCATGCAGCCTCTACCCTATCCATTTTACCA GTGGTTTCTCAGGAAGTACCCAGGCAGTGCTGCTGGTTTACCGCCGGCTTCGACTTTTTGTGATTATCCTATAG CAACCGGCACATGCATATCGACAGTAGCATACGATCCCGTGGGGCAGGATGAGCTGCCTCTGTATGAGGGGGAGGAGGTGGCAGTAGAGGGACTACTCCTGCGAGGGATGAATGTATTTGTTGGGCGGAGCCTTTCCAGTGGACTTGTGGGATTTGTGCAAAAAGCCCATGTGAAGCCTGCTGAGCTGCACCCACT GACCTCTTCAGTGGCGTTTGTGACGGAAGAGGAGAAAGCTGCTCTAAACGACATAAACCCTGGAGTCACACATTCAGATTCACATATACAGAtgctgcaggagctggagctgcGTTCATGTGAAATCAGCAGAGTTTACAGGATGG ATAGACTGGATGAATCTGATTTTCCATACATGACTTGCAATTCCAAAAAAG CTGTAGAGAAGACTCCTCTTGCCCAACGTCAGAGTGTGGCATCCACACTTCACTCCTCCCCTTGCCACTCCCTTCACAGGTCCCGCAATACTTTGGGCCAAAGCTTCACCTCCTTCAGCCTGAATGACACCTTTTGTAACTTAGACGAGTTTGACGACATCCTGGAATTTGAGGAATCTGAGGAGCCGGAGCTCTGTGACCCCCTGCTGACCTTGCTGGATTCTGACCCCAGCTCGATTCCTCCTAAAGACATCGGTGACCTGTGTGACCCCTCACACTCGTTTCTTGAAGTTCTGTTTGCGGGAGAGGGCGAGGATGCAGTAATGTTGCGCCTAGAGTCGGTGCGGGAGACCGCAAAGCGCCAGTGCATGTGGTGGGCGCAGCGACGGGCGTGCTTTCTTCTGGGACGCTTGTGTGCCCGCAGACTGAAGCTGTCACAG GCTCGCATCTACTTCGAGGAGGCCCTGGCGGTTCCTGTGCCTGGCTTTTTGGACCTTCGTCTGCTGCGGGCACTCTACACCCACCTTACAGCACTGTACATGAAGCAGCGGCTGCCACAGAAACTGCGGTGGACTCAGGAGCGGGCATGTGTCCTGATGATGGCGCTGCCTGACCACTGCTTCTGCTGCGCTGACGAGTTCGAGCTGCTGAAGCCCGTGATGTGGCGGGCACTGTTAGACGGGGACAGGCACCTGGAGACGCGtgccctcttcctgtccctcCGCCTCTTCCTGCAGCTTGGCCGTCATGACCACGCCCTGCCCTTTGCAGAGAGACTACAGTTTCTGTCTGCAGGCCTTGGATCACGTGATGGCCAAGTCCCGATGCCCCTCGACCTGAGCTGGCTGCTCAGTTGCCTGTACCACCAGAAGTACCAGCCTCACCTGGCGCTGGCCGCCCTCAGCTTGGACCCCCTTTGCCCGCGCACGCTGAACCATGCCCTTCAGAAGGTGGAAGTGTTTGTGAGAAATGCAGATCGTCTCAACCCAACATGGCGATGCACCAACTGCCCGCTGTCCAGCCAGCTGCGTTTGCACCTGCAGCAAGCTGTGGACAGTGCCAGTCGAGAGAGCCAGCATCTCGCTGAACTTGACCTGTGCATAAGCCTGGC TTGGCTGTTATTGTTGCATGGTGCCCTGGAGAAAGCTGTGTGGTGTGCAGAACATGCAGTGAAGGTGGGTTCTCACGTGGGTGAGGAAGAGAGATTCGAAGCACAAGCCCTTCATAGCTGGATGTTGGTGCTGAGTGGGAAGGCGGAGTCTGCTGTGAAccagctcctccccctcttAAGCTCTCTCACAGGCTCTGACAGCCCTGCCGCAAGGGGTGTTGTTCATACATTGATTGGCCTAAGCCTGCGGCAATTGGGACGTCTCCAGGAGTCTGCCACACACTCCCATTCCGCCCTGCGCATCGCTCATGAGAATGGAGACAAACGTAACGAAGCCATTGCCCTTGCCAACCTTGCGTGCCTGGCACTGGGTACGGGGTCAATGGGTGTGGCTGAAGGCTTCTTGCAGAGATCGCTGCTCCTCTTCTTCAACTTGGGTGACGGCGCTAACGAGGAGCACATTCAAGCACTCATCTGGATGGGTCGAGTTCTCAGCGACAGCGGGCGGGGCCTGGAAGCAAGGGTGGCTTATGAGTTGGGCTTACTGATCGGCATCAGTGTGAAAAACCTACGCA GCCAGATGACGGTGGCAGAGATCCTGAGCCGTCACTATGCCACAAAGCTGATGTACAGACAGTGCATTGTTTACTATGAACACTGTGTGGCATTGTCACGTGAGCTGCAAGACAAGCGTCTGGAGGGACAATACCTCGAAATCCTGGGCAGCATGTACCTGTCACTCAACACAGAGAG GACTTCCTGGAAATCTCTAGACTACACCAAGCAGAGCCTGAGGATCTCCATTGACTTGGGTAACAGGCAGGAGGAGTCTGTGACATGGCTGAATGCTGGACGCATCTACTACCTCATGTGTGAAGACGAGCTTGCTGACATGTACCTGCAG GCTGCTGTGAGGACAGCCCTGAAGGTGGAGGACCCTGCCTTTGTCCTGAGCGTCCATGAAGGTGCAGGAGACGTCTTTTTTAAAGGGCACAGGAACAGGATGGCAGCCCTGCCATTTTACAGG GATGGCAGTCTGCCACTAGCACGCAGCATTGGTGACACGCTCTCGGAGTTGAGGATGCTGAATAAAATCACTGTGCTGCTGATGTCTGAGTCGCAACACCAGGAGGCGCTGCAGTATGCCATATTAGCCGTAGAAAGTACCGCTGCTACAG GGCAGTGGGAGCAAGAGTGGGTGGCCCTTCACCGCCTGGCGTCTGTCCACTACGCACTACGGCACTACGAGCTGGCAGAGAACTTTTACCTGCAGGCTGTGAGGTGTGGGCCTACTGATACCCAGCACCGCATCACTGCGCAGTACTACTGCAGGACCTACAGACGGCTTGGAGACCTCACACTGCACCACCTACAG gatgcaTTTGATGCCATGGGGTATTACCAGCTAGCCCTGGCAGCAGCGATGGAGGACACATGCCCTGCCTCACGTTACATCCTTTTTATGAAACTTGCCGAGgtccacacacacctgctgcctGACACAGAGCTGTGTGAGCACTACACACACTCTGCCAACAGCCTGAAGAATGTGCTTGCGGAGACATACACAGAGAACTCCCCCGTGgatcaaacacagacagaaatgtaCCACAGAAAATCAAGCGACACAaatgtggataaaaaaaaagcagacgcACTCaccacaaatacacataaaacaaatacacatattGCAAGCACCCTGAACATAGAcaaaactgacacacacagcacaatcAGCATAACCACAGACAAAACAGACACGCCGAGTACAAACAgcataaacacagacaaaacagaCACGCAAAGCAAAAGCAGCATAAACTCACacgagacagacacacacagagtaatCAGTGTTAATACACGTGAAACAGGCAGAAACAGTGTTATCGACACCGACGTACAGGAAACTAACACATAG